A region of Silurus meridionalis isolate SWU-2019-XX chromosome 13, ASM1480568v1, whole genome shotgun sequence DNA encodes the following proteins:
- the terb1 gene encoding telomere repeats-binding bouquet formation protein 1 isoform X4 → MKSPASQKQALLTIASICQQNTGGQNVEFLKEIGGVTFIYNLSRASDFPEVKETALFTLSALAEASESCKQSLCRKEIFGGLADCMEQEVSLTLKRVAVYMLCVLVSNNKQGQSLAQTSKCIEILLNLFRSTYPTAEGTNELLQLWTSVSSALCGCVNNPQNEENQHACMCVLPLVKVWLLQVSVFKVELFQPVCSFISMTVANNSCVQEYFASIGGLHTLSDALSSVVTQCRENPAACQLAILITRTMSFCITENEALAPVLSELTLVPDFLMLLSSPILSPRDQLAVVLTLGHCTDACVEHQSQLLQGGGLPLMISLLTDVNDEEVKRAATFVLQTCRNLTGSLTAQIVESDLQRHRQSAWEIQQKIQQLERRQMGDLKKGLEHFSDQPTDCKEDLWEASTVRKAKGQSQVCEEEWWREDIPQNFSLTKQRPTQPMQHVRRQIVKDFDEVNPFQKRPGEQQQLEESLMGCSETEKSEQPMRRERQIKTRGIKEIERSETSATNLNKVRSRNDLEKENLESATCTKELEKDRDVCSPNIFKCPAPMKRHQQILFRPDDELSVCSELLDHEIERILITPAMSKHRKLRCAGCVSGLDEVNSRTIGVVLRTCKSQCEFHLVLQRAEDRLKRSLRIDRITHTSPHDHIIDCGVRDVCSVETPSTHTMKGKESHANRSNCRAAIRLINLTPLKRSHETQGKTLQWKINMSRFQKPGDVDAKQSSSGSHRDRKHYSSDELKYLSEGVRRFGHSWNTILWAYPFQQGRTNTDLAQKYRKLHQDSVLYPDLITQESAEQRVR, encoded by the exons ATGAAAAGTCCAGCATCTCAGAAGCAAGCTCTACTCACCATCGCTTCAATCTGCCAACAGAACA caggtggtcagaacgTGGAGTttctgaaagagattggaggtGTGACGTTCATCTATAACCTGTCCAGGGCCAGTGATTTCCCTGAGGTTAAAGAGACGGCTCTGTTCACGCTCAGCGCTCTGGCTGAAGCAAGCG AGAGCTGTAAGCAGAGCCTGTGCAGAAAGGAGATATTCGGTGGCTTGGCAGACTgcatggaacaggaagtgtcCCTCACTCTGAAGAGAGTGGCCgtctacatgctttgtgtattaGTTTCCAACAACA AACAGGGGCAGAGCCTTGCTCAGACTTCTAAGTGTATTGAGATCCTGCTCAACTTATTCAg GAGTACTTATCCCACAGCTGAAGGAACTAATGAGCTGCTGCAGCTGTGGACGTCAGTGTCCAGTGCTCTCTGTGGCTGTGTCAACAACCCCCAGAATG AGGAGAACCAGCatgcctgcatgtgtgtgttgcctCTGGTTAAAGTGTGGCTTCTGCAGGTGTCTGTGTTCAAGGTGGAGCTATTTCAACCTGTCTGCTCCTTCATTAGCATGACTGTGGCTAATAACT CATGTGTTCAGGAGTATTTTGCGTCTATTGGAGGACTGCACACACTCTCAGACGCTTTGTCCAGTGTGGTTACTCAGTGCAGAGAGAATCCTGCGGCCTGTCAGCTTGCTATCCTGATCACAAGAACAATGTCTTTTTGCATCACTGAGaacg AGGCTTTAGCACCAGTTCTGTCTGAGCTGACTTTGGTTCCAGACTTCCTGATGCTGCTGTCCAGCCCAATTCTCAGCCCAAGAGACCAGCTGGCTGTGGTGTTAACACTTGGACACTGCACTGATGCATGTG TGGAGCATCAGTCTCAGTTGTTGCAGGGTGGTGGACTTCCTCTGATGATCTCTCTCCTGACTGATGTGAATGATGAGGAGGTCAAAAGAGCAGCTACATTTGTACTGCAGACGTGTAGAAATCTCA CTGGATCTCTCACAGCTCAGATTGTGGAGTCTGATCTACAGAGACACCGTCAGTCAGCCTGGGAAATCCAGCAGAAAATTCAGCAGCTGGAAAGACGACAgatg GGCGATTTGAAAAAGGGTCTAGAACATTTTTCAGACCAGCCCACAGATTGCAAAGAAGATTTGTGGGAAGCCTCGACTGTGCGAAAGGCCAAAGGTCAAAGCCAAGTGTGTGAGGAGGAGTGGTGGAGAGAGGACATTCCTCAGAACTTCAGTCTAACTAAACAACGTCCAACACAGCCAATG CAGCATGTTCGGAGACAGATTGTTAAAGACTTTGATGAAGTCAATCCTTTCCAAAAAAGACCTGGAGAACAACAGCAACTGGAGGAGAGTCTGATGGGATGTAGTGAAACAGAAAAGAGTGAGCAGCCAATGAGAAGAGAGAGGCAGATAAAAACCAGAGGGATTAAGGAAATAGAGAGAAGTGAAACAAGTGCAACAAACCTCAACAAAGTCAGAAGCAGAAATGACCTGGAAAAAGAGAACCTCGAAAGTGCCACATGCACCAAGGAGctagaaaaagacagagatgtTTGCAG cccaaatattttcaaatgtcCTGCTCCCATGAAGAGACACCAGCAGATTCTGTTTCGCCCCGATG ATGAGCTGTCTGTGTGCTCTGAGCTCCTGGATCATGAGATTGAGAGGATTCTGATCACTCCAGCTATGTCTAAGCACAGAAAGCTacgatgtgcag ggTGTGTGAGTGGGTTGGATGAGGTGAACAGCAGGACAATAGGTGTGGTCCTGCGCACCTGTAAAAGTCAGTGTGAGTTCCACCTGGTGTTGCAAAGAGCCGAGGATCGTCTGAAAAGAAGCCTGCGCATCGATaggatcacacacacaagtcCTCACGATCACATTATTGACTGTGGAGTCAGAGATGTGTGTTCTGTAGAAACGCCCTCCACACACACCATGAAAGGGAAGGAGAGTCATGCAAACAGATCGAACTGCAGAGCTGCTATTAGGT TGATCAATCTCACTCCGCTGAAGAGATCCCATGAAACACAGGGCAAG acTCTGCAGTGGAAAATAAACATGTCCCGATTCCAGAAACCAGGAGACGTTGATGCAAAGCAAAGT TCCTCAGGCAGTCACAGAGACAGGAAGCACTATTCTTCAGATGAGCTGAAGTACCTCAGTGAGGGAGTGAGACGGTTTGGTCACTCCTGGAACACTATACTGTGGGCGTATCCTTTTCAGCAGGGACGCACAAACACAGACCTAGCCCAGAAATACAG aaaGCTACATCAGGACTCAGTGCTGTACCCAGACCTCATAACCCAGGAATCTGCTGAACAAAGAGTTCGGTAA
- the terb1 gene encoding telomere repeats-binding bouquet formation protein 1 isoform X5, which translates to MKSPASQKQALLTIASICQQNSGQNVEFLKEIGGVTFIYNLSRASDFPEVKETALFTLSALAEASESCKQSLCRKEIFGGLADCMEQEVSLTLKRVAVYMLCVLVSNNKQGQSLAQTSKCIEILLNLFRSTYPTAEGTNELLQLWTSVSSALCGCVNNPQNEENQHACMCVLPLVKVWLLQVSVFKVELFQPVCSFISMTVANNSCVQEYFASIGGLHTLSDALSSVVTQCRENPAACQLAILITRTMSFCITENEALAPVLSELTLVPDFLMLLSSPILSPRDQLAVVLTLGHCTDACVEHQSQLLQGGGLPLMISLLTDVNDEEVKRAATFVLQTCRNLTGSLTAQIVESDLQRHRQSAWEIQQKIQQLERRQMGDLKKGLEHFSDQPTDCKEDLWEASTVRKAKGQSQVCEEEWWREDIPQNFSLTKQRPTQPMQHVRRQIVKDFDEVNPFQKRPGEQQQLEESLMGCSETEKSEQPMRRERQIKTRGIKEIERSETSATNLNKVRSRNDLEKENLESATCTKELEKDRDVCSPNIFKCPAPMKRHQQILFRPDDELSVCSELLDHEIERILITPAMSKHRKLRCAGCVSGLDEVNSRTIGVVLRTCKSQCEFHLVLQRAEDRLKRSLRIDRITHTSPHDHIIDCGVRDVCSVETPSTHTMKGKESHANRSNCRAAIRLINLTPLKRSHETQGKTLQWKINMSRFQKPGDVDAKQSSSGSHRDRKHYSSDELKYLSEGVRRFGHSWNTILWAYPFQQGRTNTDLAQKYRKLHQDSVLYPDLITQESAEQRVR; encoded by the exons ATGAAAAGTCCAGCATCTCAGAAGCAAGCTCTACTCACCATCGCTTCAATCTGCCAACAGAACA gtggtcagaacgTGGAGTttctgaaagagattggaggtGTGACGTTCATCTATAACCTGTCCAGGGCCAGTGATTTCCCTGAGGTTAAAGAGACGGCTCTGTTCACGCTCAGCGCTCTGGCTGAAGCAAGCG AGAGCTGTAAGCAGAGCCTGTGCAGAAAGGAGATATTCGGTGGCTTGGCAGACTgcatggaacaggaagtgtcCCTCACTCTGAAGAGAGTGGCCgtctacatgctttgtgtattaGTTTCCAACAACA AACAGGGGCAGAGCCTTGCTCAGACTTCTAAGTGTATTGAGATCCTGCTCAACTTATTCAg GAGTACTTATCCCACAGCTGAAGGAACTAATGAGCTGCTGCAGCTGTGGACGTCAGTGTCCAGTGCTCTCTGTGGCTGTGTCAACAACCCCCAGAATG AGGAGAACCAGCatgcctgcatgtgtgtgttgcctCTGGTTAAAGTGTGGCTTCTGCAGGTGTCTGTGTTCAAGGTGGAGCTATTTCAACCTGTCTGCTCCTTCATTAGCATGACTGTGGCTAATAACT CATGTGTTCAGGAGTATTTTGCGTCTATTGGAGGACTGCACACACTCTCAGACGCTTTGTCCAGTGTGGTTACTCAGTGCAGAGAGAATCCTGCGGCCTGTCAGCTTGCTATCCTGATCACAAGAACAATGTCTTTTTGCATCACTGAGaacg AGGCTTTAGCACCAGTTCTGTCTGAGCTGACTTTGGTTCCAGACTTCCTGATGCTGCTGTCCAGCCCAATTCTCAGCCCAAGAGACCAGCTGGCTGTGGTGTTAACACTTGGACACTGCACTGATGCATGTG TGGAGCATCAGTCTCAGTTGTTGCAGGGTGGTGGACTTCCTCTGATGATCTCTCTCCTGACTGATGTGAATGATGAGGAGGTCAAAAGAGCAGCTACATTTGTACTGCAGACGTGTAGAAATCTCA CTGGATCTCTCACAGCTCAGATTGTGGAGTCTGATCTACAGAGACACCGTCAGTCAGCCTGGGAAATCCAGCAGAAAATTCAGCAGCTGGAAAGACGACAgatg GGCGATTTGAAAAAGGGTCTAGAACATTTTTCAGACCAGCCCACAGATTGCAAAGAAGATTTGTGGGAAGCCTCGACTGTGCGAAAGGCCAAAGGTCAAAGCCAAGTGTGTGAGGAGGAGTGGTGGAGAGAGGACATTCCTCAGAACTTCAGTCTAACTAAACAACGTCCAACACAGCCAATG CAGCATGTTCGGAGACAGATTGTTAAAGACTTTGATGAAGTCAATCCTTTCCAAAAAAGACCTGGAGAACAACAGCAACTGGAGGAGAGTCTGATGGGATGTAGTGAAACAGAAAAGAGTGAGCAGCCAATGAGAAGAGAGAGGCAGATAAAAACCAGAGGGATTAAGGAAATAGAGAGAAGTGAAACAAGTGCAACAAACCTCAACAAAGTCAGAAGCAGAAATGACCTGGAAAAAGAGAACCTCGAAAGTGCCACATGCACCAAGGAGctagaaaaagacagagatgtTTGCAG cccaaatattttcaaatgtcCTGCTCCCATGAAGAGACACCAGCAGATTCTGTTTCGCCCCGATG ATGAGCTGTCTGTGTGCTCTGAGCTCCTGGATCATGAGATTGAGAGGATTCTGATCACTCCAGCTATGTCTAAGCACAGAAAGCTacgatgtgcag ggTGTGTGAGTGGGTTGGATGAGGTGAACAGCAGGACAATAGGTGTGGTCCTGCGCACCTGTAAAAGTCAGTGTGAGTTCCACCTGGTGTTGCAAAGAGCCGAGGATCGTCTGAAAAGAAGCCTGCGCATCGATaggatcacacacacaagtcCTCACGATCACATTATTGACTGTGGAGTCAGAGATGTGTGTTCTGTAGAAACGCCCTCCACACACACCATGAAAGGGAAGGAGAGTCATGCAAACAGATCGAACTGCAGAGCTGCTATTAGGT TGATCAATCTCACTCCGCTGAAGAGATCCCATGAAACACAGGGCAAG acTCTGCAGTGGAAAATAAACATGTCCCGATTCCAGAAACCAGGAGACGTTGATGCAAAGCAAAGT TCCTCAGGCAGTCACAGAGACAGGAAGCACTATTCTTCAGATGAGCTGAAGTACCTCAGTGAGGGAGTGAGACGGTTTGGTCACTCCTGGAACACTATACTGTGGGCGTATCCTTTTCAGCAGGGACGCACAAACACAGACCTAGCCCAGAAATACAG aaaGCTACATCAGGACTCAGTGCTGTACCCAGACCTCATAACCCAGGAATCTGCTGAACAAAGAGTTCGGTAA
- the terb1 gene encoding telomere repeats-binding bouquet formation protein 1 isoform X7, which produces MLNAIRTDLHLLLECLKYQMKSPASQKQALLTIASICQQNTGGQNVEFLKEIGGVTFIYNLSRASDFPEVKETALFTLSALAEASESCKQSLCRKEIFGGLADCMEQEVSLTLKRVAVYMLCVLVSNNKQGQSLAQTSKCIEILLNLFRSTYPTAEGTNELLQLWTSVSSALCGCVNNPQNEENQHACMCVLPLVKVWLLQVSVFKVELFQPVCSFISMTVANNSCVQEYFASIGGLHTLSDALSSVVTQCRENPAACQLAILITRTMSFCITENEALAPVLSELTLVPDFLMLLSSPILSPRDQLAVVLTLGHCTDACVEHQSQLLQGGGLPLMISLLTDVNDEEVKRAATFVLQTCRNLTGSLTAQIVESDLQRHRQSAWEIQQKIQQLERRQMGDLKKGLEHFSDQPTDCKEDLWEASTVRKAKGQSQVCEEEWWREDIPQNFSLTKQRPTQPMQHVRRQIVKDFDEVNPFQKRPGEQQQLEESLMGCSETEKSEQPMRRERQIKTRGIKEIERSETSATNLNKVRSRNDLEKENLESATCTKELEKDRDVCSPNIFKCPAPMKRHQQILFRPDDELSVCSELLDHEIERILITPAMSKHRKLRCAVINLTPLKRSHETQGKTLQWKINMSRFQKPGDVDAKQSSSGSHRDRKHYSSDELKYLSEGVRRFGHSWNTILWAYPFQQGRTNTDLAQKYRKLHQDSVLYPDLITQESAEQRVR; this is translated from the exons ATGTTAAACG CCATCAGAACTGATCTGCACTTATTACTTGAGTGTCTGAAGTACCAGATGAAAAGTCCAGCATCTCAGAAGCAAGCTCTACTCACCATCGCTTCAATCTGCCAACAGAACA caggtggtcagaacgTGGAGTttctgaaagagattggaggtGTGACGTTCATCTATAACCTGTCCAGGGCCAGTGATTTCCCTGAGGTTAAAGAGACGGCTCTGTTCACGCTCAGCGCTCTGGCTGAAGCAAGCG AGAGCTGTAAGCAGAGCCTGTGCAGAAAGGAGATATTCGGTGGCTTGGCAGACTgcatggaacaggaagtgtcCCTCACTCTGAAGAGAGTGGCCgtctacatgctttgtgtattaGTTTCCAACAACA AACAGGGGCAGAGCCTTGCTCAGACTTCTAAGTGTATTGAGATCCTGCTCAACTTATTCAg GAGTACTTATCCCACAGCTGAAGGAACTAATGAGCTGCTGCAGCTGTGGACGTCAGTGTCCAGTGCTCTCTGTGGCTGTGTCAACAACCCCCAGAATG AGGAGAACCAGCatgcctgcatgtgtgtgttgcctCTGGTTAAAGTGTGGCTTCTGCAGGTGTCTGTGTTCAAGGTGGAGCTATTTCAACCTGTCTGCTCCTTCATTAGCATGACTGTGGCTAATAACT CATGTGTTCAGGAGTATTTTGCGTCTATTGGAGGACTGCACACACTCTCAGACGCTTTGTCCAGTGTGGTTACTCAGTGCAGAGAGAATCCTGCGGCCTGTCAGCTTGCTATCCTGATCACAAGAACAATGTCTTTTTGCATCACTGAGaacg AGGCTTTAGCACCAGTTCTGTCTGAGCTGACTTTGGTTCCAGACTTCCTGATGCTGCTGTCCAGCCCAATTCTCAGCCCAAGAGACCAGCTGGCTGTGGTGTTAACACTTGGACACTGCACTGATGCATGTG TGGAGCATCAGTCTCAGTTGTTGCAGGGTGGTGGACTTCCTCTGATGATCTCTCTCCTGACTGATGTGAATGATGAGGAGGTCAAAAGAGCAGCTACATTTGTACTGCAGACGTGTAGAAATCTCA CTGGATCTCTCACAGCTCAGATTGTGGAGTCTGATCTACAGAGACACCGTCAGTCAGCCTGGGAAATCCAGCAGAAAATTCAGCAGCTGGAAAGACGACAgatg GGCGATTTGAAAAAGGGTCTAGAACATTTTTCAGACCAGCCCACAGATTGCAAAGAAGATTTGTGGGAAGCCTCGACTGTGCGAAAGGCCAAAGGTCAAAGCCAAGTGTGTGAGGAGGAGTGGTGGAGAGAGGACATTCCTCAGAACTTCAGTCTAACTAAACAACGTCCAACACAGCCAATG CAGCATGTTCGGAGACAGATTGTTAAAGACTTTGATGAAGTCAATCCTTTCCAAAAAAGACCTGGAGAACAACAGCAACTGGAGGAGAGTCTGATGGGATGTAGTGAAACAGAAAAGAGTGAGCAGCCAATGAGAAGAGAGAGGCAGATAAAAACCAGAGGGATTAAGGAAATAGAGAGAAGTGAAACAAGTGCAACAAACCTCAACAAAGTCAGAAGCAGAAATGACCTGGAAAAAGAGAACCTCGAAAGTGCCACATGCACCAAGGAGctagaaaaagacagagatgtTTGCAG cccaaatattttcaaatgtcCTGCTCCCATGAAGAGACACCAGCAGATTCTGTTTCGCCCCGATG ATGAGCTGTCTGTGTGCTCTGAGCTCCTGGATCATGAGATTGAGAGGATTCTGATCACTCCAGCTATGTCTAAGCACAGAAAGCTacgatgtgcag TGATCAATCTCACTCCGCTGAAGAGATCCCATGAAACACAGGGCAAG acTCTGCAGTGGAAAATAAACATGTCCCGATTCCAGAAACCAGGAGACGTTGATGCAAAGCAAAGT TCCTCAGGCAGTCACAGAGACAGGAAGCACTATTCTTCAGATGAGCTGAAGTACCTCAGTGAGGGAGTGAGACGGTTTGGTCACTCCTGGAACACTATACTGTGGGCGTATCCTTTTCAGCAGGGACGCACAAACACAGACCTAGCCCAGAAATACAG aaaGCTACATCAGGACTCAGTGCTGTACCCAGACCTCATAACCCAGGAATCTGCTGAACAAAGAGTTCGGTAA